From a region of the Synechococcus sp. RS9916 genome:
- a CDS encoding type II secretion system protein GspD: MSSPRRLSSAILVLALGAAAVDGVAQGTAGGGVARAQSRSQRQGTLQLTLRRKTKALEVVLEGVGERPELQQRLNNGVWEAQLRTQGTPGLMRGPQTLSLPELGIEAVSLSGVGDRYQVTVRPVQGQSLKDPVVSADGRNLILTFSGLGTPQLQTGRLDLNTPGRVPQPRYAPPLRPRAVAPPLGDMAVGTMVLQNRSFVNVSGPPVTLTLNNAPAKDALMALARLGGYGFVFLGQEAANSNGVSEGGDSDPSVKLVSLAFQEENYAKAFNSVLLAAGLKGRIDGKTVFVGSQLANVSFSPSVSKVYRLNQVTADAAAQYLASLGAKVCVPTTTTFNSSNSSTEGTASASSSQTQSSSSTKTEISCYGGNQGEKKSGHLALKGPLLGLEGTTDGRLSTVTLVGESRLVAVAEAYLKNLDLRKRQVAVKVQILNIDLTNDKSIDASFSARLGNTFIVSESGKAFMNFGEYRPGNSAGTGLLGRGTPYATPGSYSAGVPMEAASDVVGAVVGAQDVVAPVAESQKVFDPPYVPKSEYKNVTTRTYDPDTGNLISSVTGPQLFPSIGPDGQPEYVLSADPSADPKLVPRYDVQGRPIYVQSTDPAAAPTLVPRYDSLGRPIYVPSADPSAEPKLMPRYDKNGRPVYVAGKDPREFSYPQNSFYGYLEAAIQSTSAKTLASPTLLVQEGESAKVETGTSVITGVKATETANGSTQFENTRENAGLTLGVDIEKIDDNGFVTLKVFPSVSIPQEAGFQEGVPIYNITGRSLSSGRVRLRDRQTLVLTGVIRESDIEVVRKWPILGDLPVLGQMFRKTESEREKQELVILVTPSIVDDEAGGAYGYGFRPSTKEARQLMGPS, encoded by the coding sequence ATGTCCTCTCCCCGGCGACTGTCGTCCGCAATCCTGGTGCTGGCGCTTGGAGCCGCTGCTGTGGATGGAGTGGCTCAGGGGACAGCAGGTGGTGGTGTCGCCCGTGCGCAGAGCCGAAGCCAGCGGCAGGGCACTTTGCAGCTCACCTTGCGGCGCAAGACCAAGGCCCTGGAGGTAGTGCTGGAAGGGGTGGGTGAACGGCCGGAGCTGCAGCAGCGCCTCAACAACGGTGTTTGGGAAGCACAGTTGCGCACCCAGGGCACGCCAGGGCTCATGCGTGGACCCCAGACCCTCAGCCTGCCGGAGCTGGGGATTGAAGCGGTGTCGCTGTCGGGGGTAGGTGACCGCTATCAGGTGACGGTGCGTCCGGTGCAGGGTCAGTCCCTGAAGGACCCCGTGGTCAGCGCCGACGGCCGCAATTTGATCCTCACGTTCTCTGGTCTGGGCACGCCCCAGCTTCAGACCGGTCGCCTGGATCTCAATACCCCCGGCCGGGTGCCTCAACCTCGTTATGCCCCACCGCTTCGGCCAAGGGCGGTGGCACCGCCGTTGGGTGACATGGCGGTGGGAACGATGGTGCTCCAGAACCGCAGTTTTGTGAATGTGAGTGGCCCTCCGGTGACGCTCACATTGAATAACGCGCCGGCGAAAGATGCCCTGATGGCTTTGGCTAGATTGGGAGGGTATGGGTTTGTATTTCTTGGTCAGGAGGCCGCAAATTCAAACGGTGTGTCAGAGGGCGGTGATAGTGATCCGTCGGTGAAATTGGTGTCGTTGGCTTTTCAGGAAGAAAATTATGCAAAAGCCTTTAATTCTGTTCTTTTGGCTGCTGGATTGAAGGGTCGGATCGATGGGAAGACTGTGTTCGTTGGCTCCCAGCTTGCCAATGTCAGTTTTTCGCCGTCTGTCTCGAAGGTTTATCGATTGAATCAGGTGACAGCTGATGCTGCGGCCCAGTATCTGGCGAGTCTTGGTGCAAAGGTTTGTGTGCCGACGACGACAACATTTAATAGCTCAAATAGTTCGACTGAAGGAACTGCATCGGCTAGTTCAAGTCAGACGCAGTCGTCCTCTTCCACGAAAACAGAAATCAGTTGTTATGGCGGAAATCAGGGTGAAAAAAAGTCTGGTCATCTTGCGTTGAAGGGTCCACTTTTGGGGCTAGAAGGCACGACGGATGGTCGTTTGTCCACAGTGACGTTGGTGGGTGAGTCGCGCTTGGTTGCGGTAGCTGAGGCTTATCTCAAAAATTTGGATTTGAGGAAGCGTCAGGTTGCTGTTAAGGTTCAGATTTTGAATATTGATTTGACAAATGACAAGAGTATTGATGCAAGTTTTTCGGCGAGGCTTGGTAATACTTTTATTGTGAGTGAGAGCGGGAAGGCGTTCATGAATTTTGGCGAATATAGGCCTGGGAATAGTGCTGGGACGGGGCTCTTGGGTCGAGGAACTCCTTATGCAACTCCCGGCTCTTATTCCGCTGGGGTGCCCATGGAGGCTGCCAGCGATGTGGTTGGGGCTGTCGTGGGTGCGCAGGATGTCGTTGCTCCGGTTGCGGAGTCTCAAAAAGTCTTTGATCCTCCCTATGTCCCAAAAAGTGAGTACAAAAATGTGACAACAAGGACTTACGATCCTGATACTGGAAATCTGATTTCTTCTGTCACCGGCCCACAACTATTTCCTTCAATCGGTCCTGACGGTCAGCCGGAATACGTTCTTTCTGCCGATCCTTCTGCTGACCCGAAATTAGTGCCTAGGTATGACGTGCAGGGGCGGCCTATTTATGTGCAGTCGACAGACCCTGCTGCGGCACCAACTCTTGTGCCTAGGTATGACTCTTTGGGGCGACCTATTTATGTGCCATCAGCGGATCCCTCTGCCGAGCCAAAGTTGATGCCTCGCTATGACAAAAATGGAAGGCCTGTGTACGTCGCGGGTAAAGATCCTCGGGAGTTTAGTTATCCGCAAAATTCATTTTATGGCTATTTAGAGGCTGCCATCCAGTCGACAAGTGCTAAGACTCTTGCGTCGCCTACTCTTCTGGTGCAGGAAGGAGAAAGCGCAAAAGTGGAGACTGGTACAAGTGTGATTACTGGTGTAAAGGCAACGGAGACGGCAAATGGCTCGACCCAATTCGAGAACACCAGGGAAAATGCAGGTTTGACTTTAGGTGTAGATATTGAGAAAATTGATGATAATGGGTTTGTGACATTAAAGGTATTCCCTTCCGTTTCGATACCGCAGGAAGCTGGTTTTCAGGAGGGGGTGCCTATCTACAATATTACTGGTCGAAGCCTGAGTTCTGGCCGCGTGCGATTGCGAGACAGGCAGACGCTTGTTTTGACGGGTGTGATTCGGGAGTCGGATATTGAAGTTGTTAGAAAGTGGCCCATTCTTGGCGACTTGCCTGTTTTGGGTCAGATGTTTCGTAAAACTGAATCAGAGCGAGAAAAGCAAGAGCTCGTCATCCTTGTGACGCCATCAATTGTTGACGATGAGGCGGGTGGGGCCTATGGCTATGGCTTCCGCCCTTCAACGAAAGAAGCCCGTCAGTTGATGGGCCCCAGCTAA
- a CDS encoding PilN domain-containing protein, translating into MALAELFERVPALARLEALSRGFTRRQLVAVAVQEETLTLSWLQNGERQWRGVDLPVDLCRDGLPMQRQALGELCADLLLDCGLSPAAVDLELLLPLEACQWRLLAGSDGGVDLRGLDAAALRRLAPPLDWPLTLDDAYLALMPQEHAASVQVLVGAQRLMLQAWVDVAEAADLSLQRMDWLLAAAWRGLVAGFDQLPDELVWLIRAKGGWRVLVLAEGLPELDRWIRDQDLAPDLAPEEALRLELEALLVGWEQLPGQGGGASRWERHWWITARPDAQEQWLGWLAAFADGPVLGRRSPQAGTVDLHADPLMALALAGGQDLDLLEERRPELGLPAPTPVRRASRSLLLQGAGWGGGVLLLAVLGLGGMAWWEGQQAQHLEALLPVEQQVQATEAKLRRLKSRTATLAKDNKQIAKQLVAVRSGSALLEQLRRITPQGIQLKDLNVNDDTIKLSGAVQGGGRPGPLERINALVLALGKLPQTQADGVKVVKVTRNDKDDASTVSFSLTWALDSAAKPSLQMLQDLGAEGMAERLRLLEREGVEL; encoded by the coding sequence TTGGCGCTGGCTGAGCTCTTCGAACGCGTCCCGGCGCTGGCTCGTCTGGAAGCACTTTCGCGTGGCTTCACCCGCCGTCAGTTGGTAGCGGTGGCGGTGCAGGAGGAGACCCTTACCCTCAGCTGGCTGCAGAACGGGGAGCGCCAGTGGCGTGGTGTCGACCTGCCAGTTGATCTGTGCCGGGATGGTCTGCCGATGCAGCGTCAGGCCCTGGGCGAGCTCTGCGCGGATCTGTTGCTCGATTGCGGTCTCAGCCCCGCAGCGGTGGATCTCGAGCTGTTGTTGCCTCTTGAAGCCTGTCAGTGGCGACTGCTGGCGGGCAGCGATGGCGGCGTTGATCTACGTGGCTTGGATGCGGCGGCGTTGCGCCGGCTCGCTCCGCCTCTGGACTGGCCGCTGACGCTCGATGACGCCTACCTGGCCCTGATGCCGCAAGAGCACGCTGCCTCAGTGCAGGTCTTGGTGGGGGCTCAGCGACTGATGCTCCAGGCCTGGGTGGATGTGGCCGAAGCCGCTGATCTCAGCCTGCAGCGGATGGATTGGTTGCTGGCGGCTGCCTGGCGCGGGCTCGTGGCGGGTTTTGATCAGCTTCCGGATGAGTTGGTGTGGTTGATTCGCGCCAAGGGCGGTTGGCGTGTGCTGGTGCTGGCTGAGGGCTTGCCGGAGTTGGATCGCTGGATCAGGGACCAAGACTTGGCCCCTGACCTGGCCCCGGAGGAGGCGCTGCGCCTGGAGCTTGAGGCGTTGTTGGTGGGTTGGGAGCAACTCCCCGGTCAGGGCGGTGGCGCGTCGCGCTGGGAGCGTCATTGGTGGATCACGGCACGCCCTGACGCGCAGGAGCAATGGTTGGGATGGCTGGCGGCCTTCGCGGATGGGCCTGTGTTGGGGCGTCGTTCCCCGCAGGCAGGCACGGTTGATCTCCATGCGGACCCATTGATGGCCCTGGCTTTGGCCGGTGGACAGGACCTGGATCTGCTGGAGGAGCGGCGGCCTGAACTCGGGCTGCCCGCCCCGACGCCGGTGCGGCGCGCGAGCCGCAGTTTGCTACTGCAGGGGGCTGGCTGGGGTGGTGGTGTGCTCTTGTTGGCTGTGCTCGGGCTTGGGGGCATGGCCTGGTGGGAAGGCCAGCAGGCTCAGCATTTGGAGGCTTTATTGCCGGTGGAGCAGCAGGTGCAGGCCACGGAAGCGAAGCTGCGCCGCTTGAAATCCCGTACGGCCACCCTCGCCAAAGACAACAAACAGATCGCCAAGCAATTGGTGGCGGTGCGATCGGGATCAGCGCTGCTCGAGCAGTTGCGCCGGATCACGCCTCAGGGCATTCAGCTCAAGGATCTCAACGTGAATGACGACACCATCAAACTCAGTGGGGCAGTGCAGGGGGGTGGCCGTCCCGGCCCATTGGAGCGCATCAATGCCCTGGTGCTGGCCCTGGGGAAGTTGCCGCAGACCCAGGCCGATGGCGTGAAGGTGGTGAAAGTCACTCGGAATGACAAGGATGATGCGTCCACGGTGAGCTTCAGCCTCACTTGGGCTTTGGATTCAGCCGCGAAACCCTCGCTGCAAATGCTCCAGGATCTGGGGGCTGAGGGGATGGCAGAACGGTTGCGGCTGCTGGAGCGCGAGGGGGTGGAGTTGTGA
- a CDS encoding quinone-dependent dihydroorotate dehydrogenase produces MAEPTRNFAGGFYQRWFGPVLANDEGIDAEQLSRTALTALGQASLRRSWPGISTVLDGVGAELQHRDLRLEQVLFGCRFSNPVGLAAGFDKNGVAAGIWDRFGFGFAEVGTVTWHAQPGNPRPRLFRLAAEQAALNRMGFNNEGAEAMVRTLERQTLPPPGQRPAVLGINLGKSKITSLEMAPDDYASSLEVLAPMADYAVINVSSPNTPGLRDLQDSSQLRRLVERLRRLPACPPLLVKIAPDLDDEAIDAIARLAYEEGLAGVIAVNTSLNRLGMEQRVLSQTGRTLAEEAGGLSGAPLRHRALEVMRRLRATAGPSLPLIGVGGIDSPEVAWERITAGASLIQLYTGWIFQGPDLVPRILQGLSSQLDRHGFRHLRDAVGSGVPWQ; encoded by the coding sequence ATGGCTGAGCCCACACGCAACTTCGCCGGTGGCTTTTATCAGCGCTGGTTTGGTCCGGTGCTGGCCAATGACGAGGGCATCGACGCCGAGCAGCTCAGCCGCACTGCTCTCACAGCCCTGGGGCAAGCCAGCCTGCGCCGTTCCTGGCCGGGGATTTCCACCGTGCTGGATGGGGTGGGTGCCGAGCTGCAGCATCGTGACCTGCGGTTGGAGCAGGTGCTGTTTGGTTGCCGCTTTAGCAATCCGGTGGGGTTGGCGGCTGGATTCGATAAGAACGGCGTGGCGGCCGGGATCTGGGATCGCTTTGGGTTCGGTTTTGCCGAAGTGGGCACGGTCACATGGCATGCCCAGCCCGGTAATCCCCGCCCGCGCTTGTTTCGCTTGGCAGCGGAGCAGGCGGCCCTGAATCGCATGGGCTTCAACAACGAAGGCGCCGAGGCCATGGTGCGCACCCTTGAGCGTCAGACCCTGCCCCCTCCAGGACAGCGCCCGGCGGTGCTCGGGATCAATCTCGGCAAATCCAAGATCACCAGCCTCGAGATGGCCCCCGACGACTACGCCTCCTCACTGGAGGTGCTGGCGCCGATGGCGGACTATGCCGTGATCAATGTCAGCTCCCCCAATACGCCAGGGCTGCGGGATCTGCAGGATTCCTCCCAGCTGCGCCGCTTGGTGGAGCGGCTCCGGCGTCTGCCGGCCTGCCCACCTTTGCTGGTGAAAATCGCCCCCGATCTCGACGATGAGGCGATTGATGCCATTGCTCGCCTGGCCTATGAGGAGGGGCTCGCCGGGGTGATCGCGGTGAACACCAGCCTTAACCGGTTGGGGATGGAACAGCGCGTGCTGTCTCAGACCGGTCGCACGTTGGCGGAGGAGGCCGGTGGCCTCAGTGGTGCGCCGTTGCGCCATCGGGCGCTGGAGGTGATGCGCCGGCTGCGAGCCACTGCAGGGCCCTCGTTGCCCCTGATCGGTGTGGGTGGGATCGATTCTCCTGAGGTGGCCTGGGAGCGGATCACGGCCGGTGCGTCCTTGATTCAGCTCTACACCGGTTGGATTTTCCAAGGCCCCGATCTGGTGCCTCGGATCCTGCAGGGTTTGAGCAGTCAGCTGGATCGCCATGGCTTCCGTCATCTGCGCGATGCGGTGGGCAGCGGCGTGCCCTGGCAATGA
- a CDS encoding ribonuclease H produces the protein MVEGPGRVVAAATDGACSGNPGPGGWGALLRYEDGSVEEFGGFAPATTNNRMELQAALAVLERLQDLPRHPDLRLRTDSKYLIDGLGSWMKGWKRKGWKTAAGKPVLNQDLWQALDRARLDDVPLAYVKGHSGDPDNERVDQIAVAFSRGQQPVPTQAGEVKAGLPMARRKSASGATKSQVVEVASQQAVEDPAPPGLQRLLSRLELADRLASGGYALTAIELAQLVEQPLSKLGQHQGAWRWRDWEVQPIEEGSRWRLHRDTAGSKQNDEAGHG, from the coding sequence ATGGTTGAGGGCCCGGGTCGCGTGGTGGCCGCCGCCACCGATGGCGCGTGCAGTGGCAACCCGGGGCCTGGCGGCTGGGGAGCGTTGCTGCGCTACGAAGACGGCAGCGTGGAGGAATTCGGTGGCTTTGCCCCTGCCACCACCAACAACCGCATGGAGTTGCAGGCCGCACTGGCAGTGCTCGAGCGGTTGCAGGACTTGCCCCGCCACCCCGATCTGCGCCTGCGCACCGACAGCAAATATCTGATCGATGGCCTCGGCTCCTGGATGAAGGGCTGGAAACGCAAGGGCTGGAAGACGGCCGCGGGCAAACCTGTGCTCAACCAGGATCTCTGGCAGGCCCTGGACCGGGCCCGGCTTGACGACGTGCCGTTGGCCTATGTGAAAGGGCACAGCGGTGACCCCGATAACGAACGGGTCGATCAGATCGCCGTGGCCTTTTCACGCGGGCAACAGCCGGTGCCGACGCAGGCTGGAGAAGTGAAGGCGGGTTTACCCATGGCACGTCGCAAGAGTGCATCCGGTGCCACCAAGTCCCAGGTGGTGGAGGTGGCCAGTCAGCAAGCGGTGGAGGATCCCGCTCCTCCCGGTCTGCAGCGGTTGCTGAGTCGCCTGGAACTGGCGGATCGCCTGGCCAGCGGCGGTTATGCGCTCACGGCCATTGAGTTGGCGCAGTTGGTGGAACAACCGCTCTCCAAGTTGGGCCAACACCAGGGGGCCTGGCGCTGGCGTGACTGGGAGGTGCAGCCCATCGAAGAGGGGAGCCGCTGGCGGTTGCACCGCGACACGGCAGGATCGAAGCAGAACGACGAGGCGGGCCATGGCTGA
- a CDS encoding DUF3747 domain-containing protein, with amino-acid sequence MPRTYPERRRRQPRKLGQIAALMALTGSAVAGIPLAAANLFDSQPLDEERFAVLAQAVGRDRWKLLVLEQIKPRPSCWDERSDGLVNPALNSFDFSGICSRYLDSNGYSLRTGGSDMDRAFRLRVENDRQGLVLTAMNPNRGVPIVVARAKTVKRDRDAFVKLTLEPGWSLERRAYKGRTLSHVYFAHADSTASLLAKAGASRPSPGFKTLRYAPTRPPETTNVAFRPGAASNGPIRLQVIPFRP; translated from the coding sequence ATGCCGCGAACCTACCCCGAACGTCGGCGGCGCCAGCCCCGCAAGCTCGGGCAGATCGCAGCCCTGATGGCTCTGACTGGCAGTGCAGTTGCAGGCATTCCGCTGGCGGCCGCCAACCTGTTTGACAGTCAACCCCTCGACGAGGAGCGCTTCGCGGTGCTGGCCCAGGCCGTGGGCCGTGACCGCTGGAAACTGCTCGTTCTGGAGCAAATCAAGCCACGGCCAAGCTGCTGGGACGAGCGCAGCGATGGTCTGGTCAATCCGGCACTGAACAGCTTCGATTTCAGCGGCATCTGCAGCCGTTACCTCGATAGCAATGGCTATTCCCTGCGCACCGGCGGCAGCGATATGGACCGTGCCTTCCGCCTGCGTGTGGAAAACGACCGCCAGGGGCTGGTGCTCACCGCCATGAACCCCAACCGCGGCGTGCCCATCGTGGTGGCGCGGGCCAAGACGGTGAAACGGGATCGCGATGCCTTTGTGAAATTGACCCTGGAACCAGGCTGGAGCTTGGAGCGACGGGCCTACAAAGGCCGCACCCTGAGCCATGTCTATTTCGCCCACGCCGACTCAACGGCCTCCTTGCTGGCCAAGGCGGGTGCATCCAGACCATCACCGGGATTCAAAACTCTGCGCTACGCGCCGACACGTCCTCCTGAGACCACCAACGTGGCCTTCCGCCCAGGCGCTGCCAGCAATGGACCAATCCGGCTGCAGGTGATTCCCTTCCGCCCCTGA
- the rplL gene encoding 50S ribosomal protein L7/L12 — translation MSATTDQILEQLKTLSLLEASELVKQIEEAFGVSAAASAGVVMAAPGAAGGGGEAAEEKTEFDVVLESFDASAKIKVLKAVREATGLGLGDAKALVEAAPKAVKEGASKDDAEALKKAIEEAGGKVTLK, via the coding sequence ATGTCTGCTACTACCGACCAAATTCTCGAGCAACTGAAGACGCTCTCCCTGCTTGAAGCTTCCGAGCTCGTCAAGCAGATCGAAGAGGCCTTCGGTGTGTCCGCCGCTGCTTCTGCTGGCGTCGTGATGGCTGCCCCCGGCGCTGCTGGTGGTGGCGGTGAAGCCGCTGAAGAGAAGACCGAATTTGATGTTGTGCTGGAAAGCTTCGATGCTTCCGCCAAGATCAAGGTCCTCAAAGCTGTGCGCGAAGCCACCGGCCTGGGTCTGGGCGATGCCAAGGCTCTCGTCGAGGCTGCTCCCAAGGCCGTCAAGGAAGGTGCTTCCAAGGACGACGCCGAGGCCCTCAAGAAGGCCATCGAAGAGGCAGGCGGCAAGGTCACCCTCAAGTGA
- the rplJ gene encoding 50S ribosomal protein L10, protein MGRTLESKQQIVEELKQLLGEAEMALVLDYQGLSIKEMSDLRTRLQASNGVCKVTKNTLMRRAIDGDSAWSDLDSLLSGTNAFVLVKGDVGGAVKAVQAFQKETKKSETKGGLFEGKLLSQAEIKAIGDLPSKEVLMAQIAGAVNAVATKVAVGINEVPSGLARALKQHAESGDS, encoded by the coding sequence ATGGGCCGCACGCTGGAGAGCAAGCAACAGATCGTCGAAGAGCTCAAGCAGCTCCTCGGTGAGGCCGAAATGGCACTGGTCCTGGATTACCAGGGTCTTTCCATCAAGGAAATGTCTGATCTGCGGACCCGTCTGCAGGCCAGCAACGGTGTGTGCAAGGTGACCAAAAACACCTTGATGCGCCGTGCCATTGATGGTGACAGTGCTTGGTCGGATCTCGACTCGCTTCTGAGTGGCACTAACGCTTTCGTCCTGGTGAAGGGCGATGTGGGTGGTGCTGTGAAGGCCGTTCAGGCTTTCCAGAAGGAGACCAAGAAGTCTGAAACCAAGGGCGGCCTTTTCGAAGGCAAGCTCCTGTCTCAGGCCGAGATCAAAGCCATTGGCGACCTTCCTTCCAAGGAAGTGCTCATGGCCCAGATCGCCGGTGCCGTCAACGCAGTGGCCACCAAGGTGGCTGTGGGCATCAACGAGGTTCCCTCCGGTCTTGCTCGGGCGCTCAAGCAGCACGCCGAATCCGGCGACAGCTGA
- the rplA gene encoding 50S ribosomal protein L1, with the protein MPKLSKRLASLVSKIEDRAYEPLDAITIVKENANAKFDETIEAHARLGIDPKYTDQQLRTTVALPEGTGQTVRIAVVARGEKVAEAKAAGAELAGDDDLVETIAKGEMDFDLLIATPDMMPKVAKLGRVLGPRGLMPNPKAGTVTTDLAAAIKEFKAGKLEFRADRTGIVHVRFGKASFSADALLNNLKTLQESIDRNKPSGAKGRYWKSLYVTSTMGPSVEVDVTALQDISQEG; encoded by the coding sequence ATGCCCAAACTCTCTAAGCGTCTGGCCAGCCTCGTCAGCAAGATCGAGGACCGTGCCTACGAACCCCTTGACGCCATCACGATCGTCAAGGAGAACGCCAACGCCAAGTTCGACGAAACGATCGAAGCCCACGCGCGTCTTGGCATCGACCCCAAGTACACCGACCAGCAACTGCGCACCACCGTGGCCCTGCCTGAAGGCACCGGTCAGACCGTGCGGATCGCTGTGGTCGCCCGCGGTGAAAAGGTGGCCGAAGCCAAAGCTGCCGGTGCTGAGCTCGCTGGCGACGACGATCTGGTCGAAACCATCGCCAAGGGCGAAATGGATTTCGATCTGCTGATCGCCACCCCCGACATGATGCCCAAGGTGGCCAAGTTGGGTCGTGTGCTCGGCCCCCGTGGTCTGATGCCGAACCCCAAGGCCGGCACCGTCACCACTGATCTGGCTGCCGCTATCAAGGAATTCAAGGCCGGCAAACTGGAATTCCGTGCGGATCGCACCGGCATCGTGCACGTCCGTTTCGGCAAGGCCAGCTTCTCTGCTGATGCCCTGCTGAACAACCTCAAGACCCTGCAGGAATCCATCGACCGCAACAAGCCCTCCGGTGCGAAGGGTCGTTATTGGAAGAGCCTGTATGTGACCTCCACCATGGGCCCCTCCGTGGAAGTCGACGTCACTGCACTGCAGGACATCAGCCAGGAAGGCTGA
- the rplK gene encoding 50S ribosomal protein L11 encodes MAKKVVAVIKLALQAGKANPAPPVGPALGQHGVNIMAFCKEYNARTQDKAGFVIPVEISVFEDRSFTFITKTPPASVLITKAAGIAKGSGESAKGSVGSINRAQLEEIAKTKLPDLNCTSVESAMRVIEGTARNMGVAISD; translated from the coding sequence ATGGCCAAGAAAGTCGTAGCTGTGATCAAGCTGGCCCTTCAGGCCGGCAAAGCCAACCCTGCACCGCCCGTGGGTCCTGCCCTCGGTCAGCACGGGGTCAACATCATGGCGTTCTGCAAGGAATACAACGCCCGCACGCAGGACAAGGCCGGTTTTGTGATTCCGGTGGAGATCTCGGTCTTCGAAGACCGCAGCTTCACCTTCATCACCAAGACGCCTCCGGCGTCGGTGCTGATCACCAAAGCCGCTGGAATCGCCAAAGGTTCCGGTGAGTCCGCCAAGGGAAGCGTTGGTTCCATCAACCGCGCCCAGCTCGAGGAAATCGCCAAGACCAAGCTGCCCGACCTCAACTGCACCAGCGTTGAGTCGGCCATGCGCGTCATAGAAGGCACCGCCCGCAACATGGGCGTCGCCATCAGCGACTGA
- the nusG gene encoding transcription termination/antitermination protein NusG produces the protein MSDVDLTAQSADVLDLPAPNEGEAGTVSPAARTAVARWYAVQVASSCEKKVKATLEQRAVTLAVSDRILEIEIPETPAVKIKKDGSRQSTEEKVFPGYVLVRMVLDEDTMMAVRSTPNVINFVGAEDRRATGKARGHIKPRPLSRSEVDRIFKRAAEKKTVVKVDLTEGDQILVTAGPFKDFQGEVIEVSGERSKLKALLSIFGRETPVELEFSQVSKQG, from the coding sequence GTGTCTGACGTCGATCTCACTGCCCAGAGCGCTGACGTGCTTGATCTGCCCGCACCCAACGAGGGCGAGGCGGGCACGGTGTCGCCGGCCGCTCGCACCGCGGTGGCTCGTTGGTATGCAGTGCAGGTGGCTTCCAGTTGCGAGAAGAAGGTGAAGGCCACCCTTGAACAGCGTGCGGTCACCCTGGCGGTCAGCGACCGCATTCTTGAGATTGAGATCCCTGAAACCCCGGCCGTCAAAATTAAGAAGGACGGCAGCCGGCAATCCACCGAGGAGAAGGTGTTCCCGGGCTATGTCCTGGTTCGGATGGTGCTCGACGAAGACACGATGATGGCGGTGCGCAGCACCCCCAACGTCATCAACTTCGTGGGTGCTGAAGACCGCCGTGCCACAGGCAAGGCGCGTGGTCACATCAAGCCACGCCCGCTCAGCCGTTCCGAGGTGGATCGCATCTTCAAGCGTGCGGCTGAGAAGAAGACTGTGGTCAAGGTCGATCTCACCGAAGGCGATCAAATTCTGGTCACCGCTGGTCCGTTCAAGGATTTCCAGGGCGAAGTGATCGAAGTCTCGGGCGAGCGCAGCAAGCTCAAAGCCCTGCTCTCCATTTTCGGCCGGGAAACCCCTGTCGAACTGGAGTTTTCCCAGGTCAGCAAGCAAGGCTGA
- the secE gene encoding preprotein translocase subunit SecE: MTTPTSEDTAATTPQTPSGESRKGGFLAATLEELKLVVWPTRQQLFSESIAVILMVSLSAAAIASVSRFFSWSASQVFR, translated from the coding sequence GTGACCACCCCCACTTCCGAGGACACAGCAGCGACCACGCCTCAGACGCCATCCGGCGAAAGCCGGAAGGGCGGGTTTTTGGCGGCCACGTTGGAGGAGCTGAAGCTTGTGGTCTGGCCCACCCGCCAGCAGCTGTTCAGTGAATCGATCGCTGTGATCTTGATGGTGAGCTTGTCGGCAGCGGCGATCGCATCGGTCAGTCGTTTCTTCAGTTGGTCTGCATCTCAAGTGTTCCGTTGA